The Synchiropus splendidus isolate RoL2022-P1 chromosome 5, RoL_Sspl_1.0, whole genome shotgun sequence DNA window AACAGACGGCAGAGCAGAGAGATAAGGATTTGAATCATCAATCTGATTAAAGAAAAATCTGTTAACCACTGCCTAGACCTCGAGCCTACAAGCACAATCTTCTGGTCAAACCTGCAGAATACAAACCCTCAAAGccaacatgtttattttttgttctttccaaAAGCATTAGTTAAAATCAACATCTTCCATCCAAGCTGAATCAATTTCATCTTTGTACATTGCAGGCAACCAAGTAGTGAAAGTGTGGCTCAGACGCCTCAGCTTCTGCGACGGTACCCCCTTGAAGACCATCATGATTTTCCGCTGCCACCGGACGTGGTATTCTTCTGCCAACCAGAGGGCTGCCTTAGCATACGGCAACGACGGGTTAGCCTTCGCGACGACTCCTCATTCGTTTTCACGTTGACCGACAAAGACTCCGGGATCACTCGCTATGGAATCTGCGTCAACTTCTACCGATCATTCCAGCGTGGGCATCACAGGTCCCGTGCAGACAAGAGTGGACACACTGAAGCGTCGACACAGGGAGGTGATACCATAAGCGTGGGTTCTGATAACAGTAGTGGAGGACCGTCGTCCACTTTATCGCCAGCGAAAAACACAGAAGCAACCCATCATGTGTCCGGGGAAGGTGGCGGACAATCTGCTCCAGATTCAAACATAGGAAAATCTCCACAGCACAGACGCAGTGCTGCGAAGATGGCTGCCAGGAATCGCAACAGCACATTGACGTCATTGTGCATTTTAAGCCACTACCCTTTCTTCTCCACCTTCAGAGAGTGTCTATATATTCTCAAGAGACTGGTAGACTGTTGCAGTCAACGGTTAACACAGCGTGCAGGCCTTCCCCGTGCCACCCAGAGGTATGTGTTCCACTGAAATGATTGTGATTTCTATCCTTTAATTTATGCATGTATTTgtacaagtattttttttctttgtttctaacTGCTTAAGGACATTCACTTGAGTGGCTCGTGTGATTACTATTCAGGCTAACCAAAGTGTTAATTTCGCTGCCACTTTACACTGTAATAAGCCCTGTAATGACTGCTGTGATCTTCGAGTGCTTTGTCTCCATTGGTCCATTTATAGTCCAGCATAATCAtggctttttcttttcaaggtcACATGTTTTCAATTGCGTAATCAGCCTCAGTATTTTTCTCAGTTTGAATATGCACTCATGAGAACTGCCTTTGAGGTACTGACAGAGGGGAGTTTGGTTTGGAGCTTTAGAGCTGAATTGTTTTGCCCTGTCTACATTGAGTTCTGATATTTCCTCTGGTGAAGTGACCATTTGGTGGGTGGGATGAGGGTCAAATTATTTAATCATGGTTCTCGTTTGACGTTCACTGTGTACATGTGTGACTAAGGGCCCACCATATGTGGGCGCAATAACGTActctgaacacacacaatatTTAGCTGCATGTAGAAACCTGATGAATTTAACTGTACTCTcacttacttttactttttacatCCAAGATAACATTAGATATTTTTTTCGGCTTTAGGAGATTATAACAGTTACATCAATGAGACAACTGCAGGCTATATGTCTTGACACAACTTATTTTGTATGAAAGGATTTTGAAACAAGAGGTGTAATTGAAGCCTTTTTGTATTTGTCTTTATCCCTTTTTAGGGATACCATGTGGCGAATCTTCACAGGTGCACTGTCAGTGGAGGAAAAAGGCAGTCAGTTGCTGGCAGACTTGCGAGAGATTGAGTCCTGGGTCTATAGGTTGTTGCGGTCACCAGTTCCCATCCCTGGACAGAGACGCGTGGATGTGGAGGTGCTACCTACCGATCTGAAGCTATCTCTGACTTTTGCTTTGCCTGACAACTCGCGCTTTTCAATGGTGGACTTTCCCCTGCACCTGCCCTTGGAGCTGCTGGGTGTGGACGCCTGTCTTCAGGTTCTCAGCTGTGTCCTGTTAGAGCACAAGGTAAGAACAGATGTGCCTATGTGCACAATGTCTTTGACCtacattgcttttgttttggccaTTAGCTAGAATGTCACCAATTAAGTGATAAACAGagcttgaaataaacaaataatgttttGGCTACTTGTTATAAATGTGCACTGTTGAGTGTTATTGGAGCACATATCCACATACAAATGAGGACAACCAAGCTTTAGTTATGATATTGGAATTAGCTTGGGAAGAGATGGGATGGACAAGACTACATCCATTATGTCAAAAGCATTTAGTGGTGTGGTATGAAGTGACCTTTGTCTGAAGGACATTTTAATGGAGTGTGGTCATTGGCAACAATTGAGCTTTTAGAGGTGACAAGATAATAAATTATAGCTCTATTTGTCTATTTAATTGCTCTGTGGAATATTAAAACATTGAGCTCCCTGCAAGGTCTGTGCAGAGATGAACTGCATTAAAGATGCTTGTTGGGTGTAATGGTAAATTATCAACCTTAATTCTGAGTTTAAGTATTTAATTACTCCTTCAATCTTGGTAAACAGCACTTAAGGACTGAATTGTCATGTTCTTTGATGCCATTGTTAGATGCTTCTTTAATGTATTTTCAGGTTATTCTTCAATCCAGAGATTACAATGCTTTGTCGATGAGTGTTATGGCCTTCGTTGCTATGATATACCCCCTGGAGTACATGTTCCCTGTCATCCCTCTGTTGCCAACATGCATGGCATCCGCAGAACAGGTAGGACTTGCAGAAGAATTACTTTTAAAATTGTACAGTTTGATGcaatttatgtgtttttttaatgtgttgtgagggttggttttgtttgttttgttttgtattttgaggAATGAGTTCAAACAACCAGAATACATCATGTATTGAAGAAATtaagttttttttatctggcCCTTATCGTGTTGACATAATGGCCGTTGTCTGTGTTGCAAATGTTTGCCTTCATAGTTCTTAATTTGAACTCGGTTTTAAACCCTCTCTTAACTGTAACATAAAGTGCTTTTTGTGGTGCTTTTGCCAGGTAATGAGTATGTGTATCACGTTATAACATCATAATCTTTTTTCGAACATTTCATGCTCAGGTTTGTAAGTGTAATGTTCTTGAGAAATTACTTGACAAGCTAATATTGAACAAAACTTTTCAAACCCATGGTGTTTGTGAGTGCATGCAGTTGCTATATTTCTGCCATCCTCTTATgactaaacatttttttgtcctcatAGCTGCTTCTAGCACCAACTCCATACATCATCGGTGTTCCTGCTAGCTTCTTCCTTTACAAATCTGACTTTAAAATGCCAGATGACATATGGCTTGTTGACCTGGACAGCAGTAAGGTTAGTATAGCTCTTCagtgttctttaaaaaaaaaaggaaatatgtaATAATGATTGACAATTTTGGGTGGAAATAATGTTTGAAAATGCACCCCCAATCTTCCAGGTTATCGCACCGACAAATGCAGAGATTTTGCCTCCTCTCCCGGAGCCCGAAGCACTCGAGCTCAAGAAGCATTTAAAACAGGTATAACAAGCTCACTTAAAGTTATCTTCCTTTCATCAGTAGACAAATCTACAGTTCATTTATTTCTTGCATACAGTGTTAAACTTCTCTTTCAGCTCTGAAGAGTAGAGACTTTCTACTTCCAAAAAGTTGTATGTACTGTAGCTGGTGTGAAAGAATTGGCAAGGAGTTTTGAAGTGCACTAACGTGGaaatgcatttcttttcttttctttcttctttttcttgcaTGCTTTAGCTGTTGGAGgtaaaacaaaactgtagaAAAATACTGCCAAGTTTTGCTGAGGCAGTGGTGGCTGGCTTGTTTCTCCTTCCCTCCTTATCTAACTTTGTATCAGAACCAGCTTCTGATTACTATAATGCCACTTTTATCCTTGCTTCTTTATTGTCCCAGTAGATATTTATACCTGTAGACTGATCACGTGCTGATGATGTTTGATATGTGTGCTCATTGGCAAGGATGGAACTGTTGTGAGTGGAGTCTCCCTCTTTGTTATTCCTTCACGTCTTTTTTACTACTCAAAATAAGTCACTTTGCCTATGCATTGGCttattcaaatataaatattattggCCCTTCTGTAACACAGAAGAACCTGCTTAAGTCCTTGTGTTATGCATGTAAGGGTAATAAACAAATGTTGCTTAGTTGCGTTTTCACAACTTATTTTAATGTTCACCGCTCTATAATATGCAAAGGCACTAAAAGATTTAACAAGCTGTGTCTGCATTCGACACATTTCcccttgtctttgtttcctggaaGCGTGTATGAAGCTATGGTTTCGCAATAACCTTTGGTAAACGGGCTTGTGTTATCTATGTTTTTCTCCCTTTTGAGTGATGGAGATCAATTGAAGGTTTAATTGTGATTCTGGAATATCAAAGCACTGTGATGTGGATGTGAAGGCCATTAAAATACTTGCACCTAATCTTTGAAATAAATGGGTTCACTGAACCATGTATAAAGATGTACAATATATGATAACATCAAATTTAACACTATTGTGTATTGTTTAATTAAGACTATTAATGGATACTTCATTAATCCACccttatataaataaaacaagctgAAGTTTGTGAAGTCTAGCCTAACATCTCCTTCAAATTTATGCAATTTCAACTCTTCAGCAATCGTGTATTATCCAtctttatatattgttttttactAACctgatttatttcatgttttaataacaatgttcacttgtgtttttgttgacacGTGCAAGTATTTTATCAATGATGTCTCAAAGATCTGCTCTGTCCTACCACCACATTTCCcattttgtctctctgtgttgGTTGGTGGGTTTTAGTGGCTTGACGCTGTAGCTGTTTTTGcctatatttttcattttgttttcaccctTTTATCCTTACAACCTTTCTAACACTCAGCTACcaattttcttttctcctttattcggtaaattaaattaaatatctaCAAAGCAGTGTCTGACTTACGTGATTGTACCCAATTAAGGTGAAAGCTCTGTTTAAAGGAGATacagaaaatgaagagaaaggttgtgtctgtttttcatttattagtgCTGTTCCAGTGTCAGTCATGAAGTCTCATCCCTAGCTTTCTTCATGTGATTCTCCTGGCATTTCCTATCCCCCTCCTAGTGTCTGGTCAGGTTGACAGTGATCACCCAAAAGCAGATCTTCTCCTCTGATAATAaggttacccagttctcctccTGTGGAATGTGTTATGCCCCTGCACGATTATGGTTTTCTCACATTCTTTCTGCCTGTAACTACTACTTGAATTGTTTCAAAGACTTGTCAGTAAGTGCACAGCAGTGATCCGGAATGGTGCTGGCCCGATTTCGATACACTGCTTAGCTCTGGCTTCAGCATGACTGACTGTATGTGCATTGAACTTGGCATCAGTGTGTGTTGTCAATAAAATGTATGATCAATATCACAACTCAGATTGTTAACGTCCATTTTGCCCTGGCAACTAAATGCTTCACTATGCAAAGCTGAACTTTGATCCTTGATCCTGCAGCAGTTTCCTTGAAGCAAACCATGCATATTAACATCCTTCCCTTAACCCTGGCTCGTGTTTTCTTAAATGACACACCCACCAAAAGCTTTTCTGATGTAGCTGTCTTAGGTTCAATCGTGCTAGCATTTGAGTTGGCCTAGTGTGTTTTAGCCATTGTCCCTTTCAGTTATTTAAAGCTGTTTATCATTACATGAGGACATTTGAAGATAATTCTTGCGTGGACTCGTTTGGTGTCTtgattcattttccatttgAGACATTCGATCAACCAAATTATTCAATTTCCTAAGGCAGATTTTGTTCCACAGTACATAAATGGATGTTTACATGTTTTCCAAGTCATACTTCCCTGAGCCTCAGTCCCGTAATGAGCCAGCTCATGAAACGCAAACACTGATGCTAATGGTGTGGTGGTTCATTTAAGAAgagtctttcttcttcttctgctccaaGTGTAATTCGGGTCTGTAACTTCTTTTAGGCTTTGGCCAGTATGAGCTTGAACACGCAACCCATCTTAAATCTGGAAAAGTTCCAGGAAGGCCAAGAGATGCCGCTACTCCCTCCAGGACGAGAAAAAGCTTCACCATCCTCAACGGAGTTCAACCCCTTGATTTATGGAAATGACATTGACTCAGTGGACGTAGCCACCAGGCAAGCCCGCAGCCTATGTGTCTTGTTGATGCTCAAGTAATCGCAGAAGGAttaagtgttttttctttttctctcaggGTTGCCATGGTGCGGTTCTTCAACTCTCCAAATGTCCTGCAAGGTTTCCAGATGCACACTCGGACCCTGCGCCTCTTTCCTCGCCCGGTGGTGGCGTTCCAAGCCTCATCATTTCTTGCTTCACGGCCCAGACGATCTGGATTTGCTGACAAACTCTCCCACACTCAGGCTGTGGAGTTCTATGGAGAATGGGCCCTTAATCCCACCAACCTTGCTTTTCAGAGGATACATAATAgtaattaaatcattttttattgttttccatCTCCTGTAAGTGAAGCATGAACTCTGACAACaacacctttttatttttagatgtgTTTGATCCATCTTTAATTGGTGACAAACCCAAGTGGTACGCTCACCAGCTCCAGCCAGTGCACTACAGAGTGTATGATGGGAGCTCTCAGCTGGTTGAAGCTCTGGCTGGACCTTTGGATGATGAGGGCAATGATTCAGACCCAACAGACAGGTAAAAGGAAAGCATTTGATcacacacttttcttttcttactTTATTTAATGGCATTGGtgctgtttctttcttttttattaaataaagtaATGCATTTGTTTCAGTGGCAGTGACAGTGAAGCCTATGACGACTCCAGTTCCTCCTATTCTTCCCTTGGTGACCTTGTTAGTGAAATGATTCAAGGAGACATCCAGGGAGACACGCCAAGTAAGTTAGTCCATCATGGACAttgatgttgtgttttcaaACTGCAGTAAGCATCTTCACTAAATTTGTTCCCTAGGCTTGGAGCCTCCCTCTCATGCTGCTCTTGGGGATGCAAGCGAGGTTGAAGACTTTCAGGAGTTCAGGGAAGATAATGGCTTGGATGGACGACCCAGTGGCGACGGTCCAGCTGAATTAGCAGATGGCCAACCTCTGCGATCAAGCTCTAGTACAACTGCTAGCTCCAGTCCTAGTACAATAATCCAGGGAGTGAACCACGTAGGTGGTCCAGATGCATCACTTTATTTTCAGTACATTGCAGACAGGACACAAGTGCCTGTAAAGTTTGACCTTTATATAGACTAAAAAATAGATTAcattgatttctttctttttcaggaTCACGGTGACACAACTGAAATTGAGGCAAATACCACCACTGCTGCTGAGCAAAACCAGATCCCGGGACTGAACATCCAGCCGCCTCTTAGATCAGCACCCGATGCTGGCCTTGTGGACAGTAAAAAACAGGAGTATGATAACCCCTACTTTGAGCCTCAGTATGGCTTCCCCTCCGAGGATGACCCTGATGCAGAAGAGCAAGTGGAGTCATACACCCCTCGATTCAACCAGAACCTCAATGGCAACAAGTGTGTTAAACTTGTTCATCACTTGAATGAATGTATCGCCATCATTCAAATGGGCTCTTTGACCAACCATGTTTACTAACAAAACTCAGCATGTTGCTACCTCTCCATCCTTTCATGGTGGTCTTGAATCTCTGGTGGTGTGATGTTCTGTGGTGGCCCGAATGAGTCCCTCGTGTGGCTTACAAAGGTTGTTATTGTGCCGTTAAACAGCCATTTAATCGTGTCCTTGTCTTTAAGGGTGTCTCGCCCACTGCGGCCCAACAGTCTGAGGCTTCCTGGGGAGTCTGATGGAGAGGGCGATTCTCATAACAGCTCACCAAACTCCACAATTTCCAACAGCAGCAACGATGGATTTGGAGGACTCATGTCCTTTGCTAGTATGAAGACGTTTTTCTACCAATTTATATCAAAGACAATCATTTTATTCAAGCTGTAATTTAATTCAGTAGTCAGTTAAGTACGTCGATTActagtttttttgtttactgttcCTCTCATTACCTATTGAGATCTGTTCAGCGAGAGACattgatgggttttttttttattataaaaacTTCTCTATATTGTCCATGTCTTCAGGTAATCTTTACAAGAACCATGGGACCAGTTTCAGTCTTTCCAATTTGGCTCTTCCCAACAAAGCGGCGAGGGAGAAAGCGACACCATTCCCCAGTCTCAAAGGTATGATGATGTGACACTACCCCTTTTACTAATCGAACAAAAGCAGTTGCTGCACTATTTTGTTCAGGAaattaggggaaaaaaaaatctacattaaTGAAATTCGAAATTCTAGTAGCGatagaaaaatgttttatattcatattGCTGTTTACTGTTCATACAGCCTTTGTTCATACTACTATAGTTCCAAGTACTTCCAATATAAGTGatatatttacacttttttttctctgcctctTTTTCCCCacaattgtttatttgtacgaaagaatattttaatattgatattgaggaggagatggagcaaGCAGGTGTGTAGAACTGCGTTTTGAAGCCTGACTTTATTTCCCCTCTGGCTTGCCAAATCAGTATGGCACTATTTGAAGGAGAATATTGAGGACAAATTCTACGTTTTTCTCTCAAAGGAAAATCCACACAGTAGTATAGTTGCCTTTCACAAATATCTTTTGGACTATTTCGAATTAatatgtcatttaaaatgaaaataagtgaTATTTTAAGCCACAGGTAGTATTAACATTTTTGTACTATTATCATTGTTTGTGATGTAATTGGTGTGCACCAGAATGTAGTCTGGTTAACTAGTATTTATTGGTCATCAATGAGTTATAAGGTTATTTGTCAAATTTTGATTGTCACCAGTCAGCACCAGCACTTGTCCCTATAACGCTATGCAAAGCATATAGGACAGGAAAGCTGTATGCTTTTCCTGTATTAATGGCAATCATGATCTCTCAGCAAATTCTTCAGTCgcatttttcattgaaatatttctGCAGCAGTTAAGTATATCATGCACAGTACTCATTCAGTTCAATACAATTCAGACCACAGGGAGTCTTTCAGATGTTGACAATGCAGCGGTGGCTTTGGTAGAACAACTGATCTGCTGCAAATGCTTTTCTGCTAATGTTTCAGATATTCACTTTATTCAACCCATCCAccagtatatactgtataaatgATAGACACAAAGGGGATTCTCTTATGCACTCATTTGAGATCTCAAGAACCTAAGACCTTTTGCTTTAGCTGGCATTCTCTGCGGCAGGATGGAGTGTGGTTCAGGATTACGCATATCGTTTTCTATTTTGGGACCATAGTGTTGAGCTCCCATCCGTCTTACAAGGTTTTGAGTCCTGTAGAAACTGGATTTGACTTTAATTGAGAGCAAAAACGAATGAAGCATGGAACTCTAGACTCAATACCTCCACTTCTTGTGGAATAGTTGCCATAAAAAAATCTTCTGTTCCTTTCAAtatgtgttttgtctttgttgttcaGATGCCCCGGACAGCCCGGGTATGTTATGTCTGATGTGATAGTTTGTACTAGCTTCCTTACCCACCCTGACTAAAGCTTGATTATATCTGGAAGTAAGCCCTGTATTTGATACTAATCAAGCGCAGGAATCAAAATAGCATCCAGTTCCTTTAGAACAGTaggtttgttttcctcttccatCACCGTGTCACCATGACAATTTCAACATCATAGACATTCTCTCAACATCTATTATATGCATTTCCTCTTgtctaagaaaaaaaataacccaATAGTGTCCTCTTTTATCGACTCAAAATGTGCAACCAAATCCATTCTGTTTCCAAATGTCTCGATGATCATGTGTGCTTTGAGCTTGTCGTTTGTTGTgtgacttcctgtccacttcccTCCtagctgttttaaaaataacacaCTTTACATGGTGGATTCTTTGAAATAACAGCTTCATTATTTTGTACACTTTTTTGTCTGACATAACAATCCGAACCAACATACTCACTTATCATCATTTGGGCGATTTATTAACTTGCTGGTCACTTAAAGGGTTGATGCGTACATTTGAAcatctagattttttttctgttcttttcatttatttgtttcttaATTTGGTGCTTTACTTACATTTCCCTGTGTCTTGTTGAGTTTGCAtggtttggttttcttttgggTTGATGTTTGGACTGGTTGCGTCTGGGCTGGTGTCCCCTTCTCTTCACTTTTGCACGGCACTAATTCTGGCTTTTGTGTGCAGTATTTGGTCTAAATTCTCTAATGGAGATTATAACAGAGGCCGGACCGGGGAGTGGAGAAGGTGGGTTCTGCCCTATTGTTGAGCGAGCTGCATGCGTCTCAGAGCCAGTCAGCTACATCTCCCCAAGTCATTCTCCCATTGAAGCCTGTGATTTGTCATTGTGCTTACTGCACCATCGAGCATCAACTGCTGTGCTACTCCCTGTTTTGTTCCACCTTTCGTTAAGTGGGATTTTGTTGATCATTTGtagataaaatgaaacaattatAATTTAAATTTGAGTTATCTTCTTTCATTGGCAGCAAACTTGTCCGACCAATGTTTATGAAATTATGGATATAGAGGTCCTGTTTCCTACTTTTATTTGTGAGAAGGATCTCTTTTTCAAAATTCTagaaataaaaacttttttttacacattaacCCTTTTTTTACATTACCATagtcctttttttgtttaatgtacTCTTTAATGTACtgttaatgtattttttatttgtttcaaatttgTATTATTTGCTTGTCTGTTCAGtggcaatatattttttttttttctgtaaagcATTTATGCATGCACCCATGTAGACACTCTCACACGCATCCACtcaaaatgcatgaaaatagGGAAGTGTCAcaacatctaaaaaaaatagcatATATAAATTACAAGAATGTCTCATACGTTTCTTTTCCCAAGTTCCATATATGAACAGacctttgctttgtttgtgtgtgtgtattttttctATCAAGTGGATTCACCAAAGACCCATGTAAAATTAAACAAATTGAATAAAGGCAAACATTAGTGTATTTTGACCAGAGTTTGTCATGGCTACTTGATGCCAGttagcagcaacaacagcactATTATACGTTTTCTGACACTCATTCACTGCATAGTTTTCACTGATGTGTGAAGCCACCACTTAAAgcactctgtgtttgtgtgtctttcatTGTGTCCTTAATTTGTCCTTCACCCCTAGCTGtactaaaaatagaaaaagttgTGTATTCCCTCAAAACATAGTTCAAACTCAGATGACACTTGTACAGAGACCTAATTAATCTGCCTCCTGTGTCAAGTCCGCTCCAAAAGTCTTCTTGTCTACTGCAGTTTTTCATTGTCTGGGTTTCCCACCAGGAGCTCGAGCGCCTCGAGCACTTGTAGACCAAAAGTCCTCTGTGATCAAGCACAGTCAGACTGTGAAGCGAGAGTCCCCGTCCCCTCAAGGTCGTGTCAACAATACAAGGTGAAATACATTCTCATTGGTTTGTTTTATCAATGACATAAGTAAATGTATTGTAATACCAATTTGCCGATGCAGTGAGAACCAGCAGTTTTTGAAGGAGGTGGTGCAGAGCGTTCTGGACGGACAAGGAGTCGGCTGGCTCAACATGAAAAAAGTGCGTCGCCTGCTGGAGAACGAGCAGCTCCGTGTCTTTGTTCTGAGTAAGCTGAACAGAGCTGTGCAGTCAGAGGAGGATGCCCGACAAGAGATTATACGTGATGTGGTAAGATTATTGTGGATCCAAGTAGGTTCAGGCAAAGTGTGTTCACGTCTCCTCTAACCAGTTCTATGTTTGAGGAGCCTGCAAGGCTTGTTTTTTAATCCTTTTGAATTGTTGAAACTTTGTTCTTAGGAGGTTAGCAGGAAGGTGTACAAAGGAATGTTGGACATCTTGAAGTGCACGGTGTCCAGTCTGGAGCATTCCTACACTAACGCTGGCCTGGGAGGAATGGCCAGTGTCTTCAGCTTGTTGGAGATAGCACGGACACATTATCAAACAAAAGGTttgtatgtagctcaaatctatTATTTTCCAACATGTGTGTAGCTTTCTTGCTAAGatgaaaaaacatcaataaatgcTAACATGTCCATGTTTTCTGCTTGTATTCCAACCTGCCTGCTGAAAAAGATAAACTCTTGCTCTTAACTGCaccttttctctttttctgctttttgttgAACTGTTTTTATACATTGACATTTTGCAACGTAAGACCCTGAAAAACGCAAGCGAAGCCCGACTGACAGTACCGGCAGTCCCGGGAACAAGGAGAGTCCCACGGGCCGCACAGAGCCTGCCCGACCCCAAGGTCTTCTGAATGTTCCCCATCTGCAGCTACCCCACCACAATACGGGCAGAGGCACTCGCCATTTTGACACCCGCAGTCTGAATGAAGAAAACTTTATTGCTTCGATCGGTGTGTACCCCACCCTGGCCTTGGTTGCATGTGCACCGTGAGATCTTGTGAAAGCACATAACCCCACGAAATCGCCCTATTCATTGAGGCAGTTTCTGATGAATTCCGGACAAATATTCCATACACTTGGCAGCAATAAACCCGATCTGAGATTCCCAAATTCTATGTAGACTTGTTTGCACTCAGAAATATAAGCCTGAAGTCAAAATATTGGTTTTTGATTGTCAAAATATTTCTATATGTTTGGAATATTTCCCTCTATCCCAGCATGATTAGTGTTTGTCTTGGCTTCTCTGATCCTCTTTTGCCCTGTTTGGAGTCTTGCTGTCAGTTTCCTAGCACCAtaaatgcatgtgtttgtttgtctttttacgTGATACCTAAATCTGCAGTAGTGGACGAGGGAAAATCAGAAGAAGCACTTGGATTAAATTGGTTCTCATCTGTGCCTTTACTGCAGGTTTCTGCGAGGCTCGCTGTAGATAATTGCAGTTCCCTTTGCTCTCAGCATGGAGGGGGGATTCATCACTCCCCGGTATACAGTCCCAGTAAGCAAACAAATTTCACAGCAGGGTGTTTGGTTTCTTCTCATTAGAAAAGAGCCAACCCAATAGCCTGTTCAAACTACTCCCACGTGATTTTCTGTGATTACTTCTGGGTCTGTATACGGGGGACACGTGTGGTGAACCACTCCGACTCCTACTTGCATTTCTCTCCTTCGAGTTGCACCCCCAATTCTACAGAATGCTGTGAGACGTGCATCCCAGCTTCTGCAACGGCTCCATTTCAACTGCTGGCTAGTCAGCCACCCAACCACATCCCATGCTCTTTTAAGAATACTCCTCCCCACTGCTCTTGAGAGCCAGCTTTCAGTGAGCTGGAGTCAGCATGTGGCTCTCCAGGACTTTGGGGCCTGTAGACTTCCATTTGATGTCATGTAGCTGTAGTAACTATAAGACGCAGCTACATGCAAACACCACAAAacactcagttttaaaatgtttttatttcttatgATTTTAATGCTCATCCACCATACATGCCTTTTCAATCTGCTCTCTgactctctctgtctttctctccttGCTTGCAATGCATCTTGGGTAGAATTGTGGAGCAAGCACCAGGATAAGCAAAAAGCTATGGAAAAACCGCAGAGTAAGAGACTACACAcaccaaaacagaacaaaaaatagGCTGTTCAACTGTTTTCCTTTCCCCCTTAGCTCTTTCCAAAAAGAGATGCAATAGAGCTTACTGCATACGTG harbors:
- the madd gene encoding MAP kinase-activating death domain protein isoform X22; translation: MEKKKMCPRLLDYLVVVGARQPSSESVAQTPQLLRRYPLEDHHDFPLPPDVVFFCQPEGCLSIRQRRVSLRDDSSFVFTLTDKDSGITRYGICVNFYRSFQRGHHRSRADKSGHTEASTQGGDTISVGSDNSSGGPSSTLSPAKNTEATHHVSGEGGGQSAPDSNIGKSPQHRRSAAKMAARNRNSTLTSLCILSHYPFFSTFRECLYILKRLVDCCSQRLTQRAGLPRATQRDTMWRIFTGALSVEEKGSQLLADLREIESWVYRLLRSPVPIPGQRRVDVEVLPTDLKLSLTFALPDNSRFSMVDFPLHLPLELLGVDACLQVLSCVLLEHKVILQSRDYNALSMSVMAFVAMIYPLEYMFPVIPLLPTCMASAEQLLLAPTPYIIGVPASFFLYKSDFKMPDDIWLVDLDSSKVIAPTNAEILPPLPEPEALELKKHLKQALASMSLNTQPILNLEKFQEGQEMPLLPPGREKASPSSTEFNPLIYGNDIDSVDVATRVAMVRFFNSPNVLQGFQMHTRTLRLFPRPVVAFQASSFLASRPRRSGFADKLSHTQAVEFYGEWALNPTNLAFQRIHNNVFDPSLIGDKPKWYAHQLQPVHYRVYDGSSQLVEALAGPLDDEGNDSDPTDSGSDSEAYDDSSSSYSSLGDLVSEMIQGDIQGDTPSLEPPSHAALGDASEVEDFQEFREDNGLDGRPSGDGPAELADGQPLRSSSSTTASSSPSTIIQGVNHDHGDTTEIEANTTTAAEQNQIPGLNIQPPLRSAPDAGLVDSKKQEYDNPYFEPQYGFPSEDDPDAEEQVESYTPRFNQNLNGNKVSRPLRPNSLRLPGESDGEGDSHNSSPNSTISNSSNDGFGGLMSFASNLYKNHGTSFSLSNLALPNKAAREKATPFPSLKGARAPRALVDQKSSVIKHSQTVKRESPSPQGRVNNTSENQQFLKEVVQSVLDGQGVGWLNMKKVRRLLENEQLRVFVLSKLNRAVQSEEDARQEIIRDVEVSRKVYKGMLDILKCTVSSLEHSYTNAGLGGMASVFSLLEIARTHYQTKDPEKRKRSPTDSTGSPGNKESPTGRTEPARPQGLLNVPHLQLPHHNTGRGTRHFDTRSLNEENFIASIELWSKHQDKQKAMEKPQRSEGAKHQRPPVTDAEEKKSQISSDSGLSVSGSQKSDTESATSSEPPILTRSTSQDSEASTISNSSGETLGADSDLSSTAGDGLGGRQLAHLTLSRGTLSDSEIETNPATSAVFGKTHTLKPGAKEHLPAMTKGPPAQPLEDLSMRIYLCEGLLGRDKSSVWDQLEDAAMETFSLSKERSTLWDQVQFWEDAYLDAVMLEREGMGMDQGPQEMIERYLSLGEHDRKRLEDDEDKLLATLLHNMIAYMLMLKVNKNDIRKKVRRLMGKSHIGLTYSQEINELLDKLANMNGRELSIRPCGSRHIKKQTFVVHAGTDTTGDIFFMEVCDDCIVLRSNIGTVYERWWYEKLINMTYCPKTKVLCLWRRNGQETQLNKFYTKKCRELYYCVKDSMEKAAARQQSIKPGPELGGEFPVQDMKTGEGGLLQVTLEGINLKFMHSQFLKLKKW